From Methylophaga thalassica:
CGAAAGATGGTGGTTCTGAAGTCACTTGGAAAGGTAAATTCTATCGTTCATTCATGGATAACCCTCCAGTACCAGAAGGTCAAAGTGATGAAGATGCTGTTAATGCCGTTAAAGGTGTTTACACATCAGGTCTGAACAACCTGAAAGCGATGCTGGAAAAATAATTCCATCATGTGGTTTCAAAATGCTCAAAAGGCGACTCTTCTCAGGGTCGCCTTTTTTCTTTCATTCTGCTTCATTCTAACTAGCTGTGCTGATGATAAGCCAGAGTATGCGCTGATTACCAATCAACTATCGAGTAATGTCAGCGTCATCGATCTCAGCACACAGACCGTTATCAAAACCATTCCTGTCGGTGAACACCCAGCTGGTATTAGTGTCAGCCCATATCATGATATGGCTTTTGTCACTAATCCAGACGGACAAACGATTTCTGTGCTTGATTTAAAGTCGCTTACTGAACTCCGTCAGATAAAAGTCGGGCCTGGACCTGTTGGTGTGACATCTTCTAAGGATGGTAAACGCGTCTATGTAGCAGACTGGTACGAAAATAATATTCGAATTATTAATCCTGACTCGGGAGAGTTAATCGATACGATTGCAGTTGGAAAGTCTCCTGCGGGTCTTGTCAGTGATGCAAAGAATCAGCGGCTATATGTGGCTAATCGCGATGATAACAGTGTGTCATTCATTAACCTCAACACTGACGAGGTTACCCATACCATCGATGTTGGTAAGTCACCATTTGGACTGGCCATTTCACCTGATGGCTCTCGTGTTTATAGTGTCAACGTTGAAAGCAGCGATGTCACTGCGATTGATACTAAAACAGGCAATGTCATCAACACTATTCCTGTCGGAGAATGGCCTTATTGCGCGGTTGTTAGTAAAGATAATAAAAAGCTTTACGTCATCAATCAGGATGAGGCGACCATCTCTGTAGTCGATACCACCTCTTTCAACATTACCAATACTATTGAGATTGAAGATACACCTGAAGGTATAGATATTAGCGCCGATGGTTCACAGCTTTATGCGGTAAACTGGGGAAATAATACCGTTTCTGTAATTGATACTAAAACAGAACAAGTCATTAATTCCATTGAAACAGGCAAGGGGCCTCGCTCCTTTGGACAGTTTATTACCACCGTTGAATAATGCACTAGATAGTCTCGTGGCAGTGACTTCAGCAGCGCTGCCTCGAGCAAAACTTCTCGAAACAAAACTTTCTGTGCCTATTAAGGCACTTGATAAGTCATTTGTACAACTATTGGTTGAAGAGCAGCGATTGAGTTTGCAGGTGCCTGATATCGGTAAGCCTGTTTTTATCGATTTCAGCTCTGGCAAATATGATCATCGCCGTAAATTCGGTGGTGGCAAAGGGCAGCCATTAGCCAAAGCCGTTGGCATGAAACAAGGACATAACCCCAAAATTATTGATGCCACAGCTGGCTTTGCCAAGGATGCTTT
This genomic window contains:
- a CDS encoding cytochrome D1 domain-containing protein produces the protein MWFQNAQKATLLRVAFFLSFCFILTSCADDKPEYALITNQLSSNVSVIDLSTQTVIKTIPVGEHPAGISVSPYHDMAFVTNPDGQTISVLDLKSLTELRQIKVGPGPVGVTSSKDGKRVYVADWYENNIRIINPDSGELIDTIAVGKSPAGLVSDAKNQRLYVANRDDNSVSFINLNTDEVTHTIDVGKSPFGLAISPDGSRVYSVNVESSDVTAIDTKTGNVINTIPVGEWPYCAVVSKDNKKLYVINQDEATISVVDTTSFNITNTIEIEDTPEGIDISADGSQLYAVNWGNNTVSVIDTKTEQVINSIETGKGPRSFGQFITTVE